The DNA sequence CTCAAGGACGATCTTAGGCACATTGAATCTATCAAAGGCTCAGCCTTTTTTTCCTTTTTAAACTTTAAAGGACCTGTCAATGATTCAGAAAAATGGGAAATAGGTGCAGAGGGAAACATAAACACAGTAGAATTAGGCTTACAGGGGCTTGATACTGATATGACAATTTCTGAGGCGCAGATTAAAACCACAACTCAGGAACTGGCGATTACAGAAACAACAGTTGATATTAAAGATAGTAAAATGACTGTGGGTGCAGTTCTCACAAACTATCTTACAGATTGGCTTAAACTCCAGATGGATTTTTACGGCAATATGCTAGCAGAGGAAGCAAAGGTGTTCTCAGATTATTTCAACGTTCCAACTCAGCTGAATTTTAACAGCCCTGTGGAGATTGCAGAGTCAAATATTGTGCTTAAGAAAAAACCTGCGGTTAATAGCCAGGTTGTGGTAACACAATTAACTCCTAATGGTACACCTGTGACCAAGGAGCTAGACCTAAATATAAATATAGTTGCAGGGTCAATGAACTGGGCGGATTCAGAGCCTAAGGCTCCTACCCAACAGCCAGCAAATGAGTTGCCACCTGCGGCGCCTGGGGTATCAGAAGAAAAAAAGAGCAAGACCGCTCTGAACGGAAAAGTAAACATAAAGTCTGATCATTTTGAGTTTAAAGGTTACAACTGGGATACCGTAAAAGCAGAAGTTGCGTTCTTAGAAAACCAGATAGATGTAAACGTTAATCAGGCAAATCTATGCGGAATATCAACACCTGGTGTGCTAGAGGTAGCAAGCCCTACATTAAAACTGCAATTTGAGCCATTTTCTGAAGAGGCGAATTTAGCAGAAGCAATTAAGTGTCTGTTTGATAAAGCTGGAATAATAACAGGTGACTTTGATTTTGGAGGAACTTTAAACTCCAACAGCGATATTGAAGATGTTTTGATGGCAATTGAGGGTGAGCTTGAGATGACTTCAAGTGAGGGAAGGGTAAGTAAGTACGGTGGGCTGGCCCGCTTCCTCTCCGCGCTTAATTTTGGGGAGATGTTTAGAGGAAACAACATAGACTATGAAGACGGCGGATTCCCATATGAATTTATAAAAGCCAGTGCAAATATCGAAGAAGGGAAATTAATAATTAGAGAAGCCGCTATGGACGGCCCATCATTAAAAGTAGTCTGTGACGGCAGTGTTGATCTTATCAATAACCAAGTTGATTTAAAAGTGATTGTAATTCCAGTCCTTGCGGTCGACTCGGTTATAGAAAAAATACCTATCATCAGCATGCTTTTAGGAAAAGATGTAGTTTCTATACCTATACGTGTTACTGGTGATATCTCAGATCCTACGATAGAGGAGCTCTCTCCTCATACCATTGGGGCCGGTCTTCTAGGTATTATCAAACAAACCCTAAACATACCGGTAACTCTGGTTAAACCTTTGAACTCGGGTAAGAAAAAAGAAACCACTGAAACCGACCCTGCTGAGGTAGCTGGAGAATCAACTGACGAATAGTCAAAACATTGAGCTGCATTTTGCTATCTATGTTTCAAGATGTCTCTGATCTCAGTTAATAGAACCTCTTCTTTGGTAGGCTCTGGTGGAGCTTCAGGAGCTTCCTCTTCTTTTCTCTTCATATTATTAATGCTTCTAATCAATAGAAAAACTGCAAAGGCTACTATTAGAAAGCTTATGATTGTGTTTATGAACAGACCGTAGTTTATTGTCACGGCTCCTGCTTCTGTAGCTTCTGCTAGGGCTGCGTATGGACCTGGTGGTGTGCCTTCTTTTAGTACTGAGAATAAGTTTGAGAAATCAACGTCCCCCAAAGCCAAGCCCACTGGCGGCATAATAACATCGCTAACTAAAGATTTTACTATTGTTCCAAAAGCCGCTCCAATTATAATACCAACTGCCATATCAACCACATTTCCGCGCATAGCAAATTCTCTAAACTCTTTAAGCATCATAGTCTCCTGCAAGATTGGTTTTTAAATTGATTTTGATTATCTCATACGGGATTAATTAATTCAATATGATTTTAGAACAAGTGTATGAATTAGACTGTATAAAATCTTGCTGATAAAATAATCGTTAGTCATTAATTGAGGGGTTAAGTTGATTACTTCTAACAAGCTTGAGATTATTTACTGCAAAAAGTGCAATTGGCTAACGCGCTCATCCTGGATGGCGCAGGAGCTTTTGACCACTTTTAGTGAGGAGCTATCAGAGTTATCCCTTATTCCTGGTTCAGGTGGGATATTTGAGATTAGAGTGAACAAGGATCTTATCTGGTCGTTAAAGGAAAACGGCAGATTCCCGGATATAAAGGAGCTTAAAATACTTGTCCGTGACCAGATTGCTCCTGATAAATCGTTAGGTCACACAGAGAGGTAATCTCAATTTGTTTACGAAAGTGTTTAGATTAGAGTGATGCCAGTTTATATGCTTGATAAAAGAATCGTTTTTCCCGACCCAAGGGAAGCTGAGCCAAACGGTCTTTTGGCGGTGGGAGGAGACCTTAGCTCTGAGAGACTTCTCTTAGCATACCGTAGTGGTATTTTCCCGTGGTTCTCTGAGGGGGACCCTATTTTGTGGTTCTCTCCAGATCCAAGACTGGTTATTTTTCTAGATGACCTATATGTTTCCACCAAATTAAAAAAAATAATAAGATCGGGCCAATTTGAAATCAGGATTGATGCTGATTTTGAACAAGTTATTGCCCGATGCTCTAAGTCAGAGAGGAGAGGGCAGGACGGGACCTGGATCACAGACGATATGATAAATGCCTATCTTGAGCTCCATACCAAAGGCTATGCACATAGTGTTGAGACTTATCATGATGGAGAACTTGTCGGGGGTTTATACGGCGTCTCATTGGGAGGGGCTTTTTTTGGAGAATCGATGTTTTTTGACATGAGTAATGCATCTAAAGTCGCGCTATATTTTCTTGTAGAAGCTCTTAAGTCATGGAATTTTCAATTTATAGACTCACAGGTTCCAAACAGCCATATGAAGGCAATGGGCGGTAAAGAACTAAAGAGAGAAGATTTTCTTAAAATGCTGGATAAAGCAATGATGTCTGAAAGCCGGGTCGGGTCTTGGAACCATGAGCAGTCAATTGAAAAATAGCTACATGCTGGTATAATCAGGGCTTTATTTTAGTTGGATGTTTAACGGTTGGATGTATTTATTCTGATGTACAAAACCCTGCAATATCCATTTTTCAATTTTAAAATTATATATAGAGGAGAATTTAAATGAGCGAATGGACAGTTACAAATCATGGACATCCTGATATTAAGCCCGAGAGCACAAAGAGAGCTATTTTTATCGGCAGATATCAGCCATATCACATAGGCCACGTTAGCCTTGTAAAGCAGAAATTAGATAAAGGTGTGCCATGTCTTATTATGGTAAGAGATATTCCTCCTGATGAGAAAAACCCATTTACAACAGAGCAGACAGTTGACATGATAAGAAAATATCATGAAAGCAAAGGCGATGATGTAGTAGTAATGATAATTCCAGATATTGAGTCCGTAAACTGGGGAAGAGGAGTTGGATATGAAATGAATGAGTTCTTCCCACCAGAGAACATCGGATGGGTTTCTGCTACAAAGATTAGAGCTTCAATAGGCGAGGGGAACGATGAGTGGAGAGAGCTTGTTGACGAGTCTATTCAGGAAGATGTTGTAAAATATCTTAAAGGCGAGTAATCAGTTCTGAAATAAATAGAGACGGCGAATATACCGTCTCTATAACCTTCTTTATTATTTGTTATTCTTTAAGTTATAAATACTAGGTACAATATTTTTTCTTTATACCAAAACATTTAAATAGGAAACTATTTGCAATGCCAAGACTGCTTGTATTTCAACATGTTGCTCACGAGATTTTAGGAACCTTAGATCCACTTTTAAGGGATGCCGGTTTTAGAATCAAATATGTAAATTTTGAGCGCCACCCCGATGCAGAGCCCAGCCTCACTGGGTATGACGGGCTTATAGTGCTTGGCGGTCCAATGAATGTTGACGAGGTAGATGATTATCCTAACTTGGCAACTGAAGTAAAACTTATACAGCAGGCGGTTGACAAAGAAATGCCAGTTCTAGGGGTTTGCTTAGGTTCTCAGCTATTAGCTAAAGCTCTGGGGGCTAAAGTAAATAAAAATCCTGAGAAAGAGATCGGCTGGTATGATGTCACTCCAACAACCGATGGTAGAGATGATGCTCTTATATCAAATTTTTCAGGCACTGAGAAGATATTTCAGTGGCACGGGGACACGTTTGATCTTCCAAGCGGAGCGGAGCTATTAGCCTCATCGCCGCTTTGTAAAAACCAGGCTTTTAGATACGGCGATAATGTTTATGGTTTTCAGTTTCACCTAGAGGTAGACAAACCCATGATCGAGCGATGGCTCAGGGTGCCAGAAAATAAAAAAGAGATTGAGGAATTGGGTGGCAAGATTGATCCTGAAGAGATAAAAACGCAGACCCCGGATCATATTTCGCGTCTGAATGATCTTAGTAACTCTGTATTTGGGAATTTCCTAGAGCTATTTGGATACAATAAAAAACGAAAGACACTGCCTTCAAGATAAGCTTAAGTCTGTTAATTAGAACCGTTAGTTTTTTTATTGTTATTATTGGTTTGCCTTCCGAACTTTCTATAGTCTTCAGCAAACTCTCTTAGCTTCTTATCAACCAGGTAATTCACAGTGCCGGTTTTGAATTTGCCTGTACTTCCCCTTTTTCCAGCCTCTTTTCCGGTTAATAGCTCAACAGCCTGATCGACAGTTTCAACTGGGTATATATGAAACTCTTTCTT is a window from the Thermodesulfobacteriota bacterium genome containing:
- a CDS encoding AsmA-like C-terminal domain-containing protein, with protein sequence LKDDLRHIESIKGSAFFSFLNFKGPVNDSEKWEIGAEGNINTVELGLQGLDTDMTISEAQIKTTTQELAITETTVDIKDSKMTVGAVLTNYLTDWLKLQMDFYGNMLAEEAKVFSDYFNVPTQLNFNSPVEIAESNIVLKKKPAVNSQVVVTQLTPNGTPVTKELDLNINIVAGSMNWADSEPKAPTQQPANELPPAAPGVSEEKKSKTALNGKVNIKSDHFEFKGYNWDTVKAEVAFLENQIDVNVNQANLCGISTPGVLEVASPTLKLQFEPFSEEANLAEAIKCLFDKAGIITGDFDFGGTLNSNSDIEDVLMAIEGELEMTSSEGRVSKYGGLARFLSALNFGEMFRGNNIDYEDGGFPYEFIKASANIEEGKLIIREAAMDGPSLKVVCDGSVDLINNQVDLKVIVIPVLAVDSVIEKIPIISMLLGKDVVSIPIRVTGDISDPTIEELSPHTIGAGLLGIIKQTLNIPVTLVKPLNSGKKKETTETDPAEVAGESTDE
- the mscL gene encoding large-conductance mechanosensitive channel protein MscL — translated: MLKEFREFAMRGNVVDMAVGIIIGAAFGTIVKSLVSDVIMPPVGLALGDVDFSNLFSVLKEGTPPGPYAALAEATEAGAVTINYGLFINTIISFLIVAFAVFLLIRSINNMKRKEEEAPEAPPEPTKEEVLLTEIRDILKHR
- a CDS encoding SelT/SelW/SelH family protein, with translation MITSNKLEIIYCKKCNWLTRSSWMAQELLTTFSEELSELSLIPGSGGIFEIRVNKDLIWSLKENGRFPDIKELKILVRDQIAPDKSLGHTER
- the aat gene encoding leucyl/phenylalanyl-tRNA--protein transferase is translated as MLDKRIVFPDPREAEPNGLLAVGGDLSSERLLLAYRSGIFPWFSEGDPILWFSPDPRLVIFLDDLYVSTKLKKIIRSGQFEIRIDADFEQVIARCSKSERRGQDGTWITDDMINAYLELHTKGYAHSVETYHDGELVGGLYGVSLGGAFFGESMFFDMSNASKVALYFLVEALKSWNFQFIDSQVPNSHMKAMGGKELKREDFLKMLDKAMMSESRVGSWNHEQSIEK
- a CDS encoding adenylyltransferase/cytidyltransferase family protein, which encodes MSEWTVTNHGHPDIKPESTKRAIFIGRYQPYHIGHVSLVKQKLDKGVPCLIMVRDIPPDEKNPFTTEQTVDMIRKYHESKGDDVVVMIIPDIESVNWGRGVGYEMNEFFPPENIGWVSATKIRASIGEGNDEWRELVDESIQEDVVKYLKGE
- a CDS encoding gamma-glutamyl-gamma-aminobutyrate hydrolase family protein (Members of this family of hydrolases with an active site Cys residue belong to MEROPS family C26.) translates to MPRLLVFQHVAHEILGTLDPLLRDAGFRIKYVNFERHPDAEPSLTGYDGLIVLGGPMNVDEVDDYPNLATEVKLIQQAVDKEMPVLGVCLGSQLLAKALGAKVNKNPEKEIGWYDVTPTTDGRDDALISNFSGTEKIFQWHGDTFDLPSGAELLASSPLCKNQAFRYGDNVYGFQFHLEVDKPMIERWLRVPENKKEIEELGGKIDPEEIKTQTPDHISRLNDLSNSVFGNFLELFGYNKKRKTLPSR